In Saccharomyces cerevisiae S288C chromosome XV, complete sequence, the following proteins share a genomic window:
- the GAS4 gene encoding 1,3-beta-glucanosyltransferase (1,3-beta-glucanosyltransferase; involved with Gas2p in spore wall assembly; has similarity to Gas1p; localizes to the cell wall): MMVFSSTFIFLILELVVLCEASVHTIQIKDKHFVDTVTGKPFFIKGVDYQPGGSSDVSEKQDPLSNPDACARDILLFQELGINTVRIYSINPDLNHDACMTMLAMAGIYLILDVNSPLQNQHLNRYEPWTTYNEVYLEHVFKVVEQFSHYNNTLGFFAGNEIVNDKRSAQYSPAYVKELIGTMKNYISAHSPRTIPVGYSAADDLNYRVSLSEYLECKDDDKPENSVDFYGVNSYQWCGQQTMQTSGYDTLVDAYRSYSKPVFFSEFGCNKVLPRQFQEIGYLFSEEMYSVFCGGLVYEFSQEDNNYGLVEYQEDDSVQLLADFEKLKSHYQNIEFPSMKTLKETVQMEETPSCAEDYENLKIESKIAKNLGSSLIKKGVKVEKGKYIDIHEDQLSTNVTILDKHGDRWNGPKKIEIRQSLTLADLEGEEQEDADEDKDDLKRKHRNSASISGPLLPLGLCLLFFTFSLFF, from the coding sequence ATGATGGTTTTTTCGAGcacctttatttttctaattttggAGTTAGTTGTACTGTGTGAAGCTTCAGTCCACACCATTCAAATTAAGGACAAGCATTTCGTTGACACAGTGACTGGAAAAccattcttcatcaaaggTGTGGATTATCAGCCAGGAGGCTCTTCCGACGTTAGTGAAAAGCAGGATCCGTTATCCAATCCAGATGCATGCGCTCGtgatattttattatttcaaGAATTGGGAATAAACACAGTAAGAATTTATTCTATAAACCCGGACCTGAACCATGATGCGTGCATGACTATGCTCGCAATGGCAGGTATCTATCTTATATTGGATGTCAATTCCCCATTGCAAAACCAGCACTTAAACAGATATGAACCTTGGACTACCTATAATGAAGTTTATTTAGAACACGTTTTCAAGGTTGTCGAACAATTTTCTCATTACAATAATACTTTAGGATTTTTTGCTGGGAATGAAATTGTAAACGACAAAAGATCAGCACAATATTCTCCTGCCTATGTCAAGGAGTTGATTGGAACTATGAAGAATTACATAAGCGCACACTCGCCCAGAACAATTCCGGTAGGTTACTCTGCTGCAGATGACCTGAACTATAGGGTATCACTGTCCGAATATTTGGAGTgtaaagatgatgataagCCAGAGAATAGCGTTGATTTTTACGGAGTTAACTCCTACCAATGGTGTGGCCAACAAACTATGCAAACTTCAGGGTACGATACATTGGTGGATGCTTACAGGAGCTATTCCAAgccagtttttttttcagaatttGGATGCAATAAAGTATTGCCAAGGCAATTCCAGGAAATAGGTTATTTGTTTTCTGAGGAGATGTATTCAGTATTCTGTGGAGGTCTGGTTTACGAATTTTCACAGGAGGATAATAATTATGGGTTAGTTGAATATCAAGAAGATGATTCAGTACAGCTCTTAGCAGATTTTGAGAAGCTTAAATCGCACTACCAAAACATTGAGTTTCCTTCTATGAAGACTTTAAAGGAAACTGTTCAGATGGAGGAGACGCCATCATGTGCGGAAGATtatgaaaatttgaagattgAATCTAAAATTGCTAAAAATTTAGGAAGttctttgataaaaaaaggcgtgaaagttgaaaaaggcAAATACATAGATATTCACGAGGATCAGCTGTCCACCAATGTCACGATTTTAGACAAGCATGGTGACAGATGGAATGGGCCCAAAAAGATTGAAATTAGGCAAAGCCTGACATTGGCAGACCTGGAAGgagaagaacaagaagacGCAGATGAAGACAAAGATGATTTAAAACGAAAACACCGGAATTCTGCCTCTATTTCCGGCCCATTGTTACCTCTTGGGTTgtgtttgcttttttttacttttagtttatttttttag
- the BSC6 gene encoding Bsc6p (hypothetical protein with 8 putative transmembrane segments; ORF exhibits genomic organization compatible with a translational readthrough-dependent mode of expression), whose product MDASSVPPKVDDYGMYTTEISHHNPIELKNLLSSSDSRRNSQDEDSLPNNTNLIKEIDWQGEKVKTYPLNYQTVPLVKLQVIACLIMFVVFGMNDQTVGALLPTLIEYYHISRVDVSNVFIVQLCGYVMASLSKERLNKHFGMRGGMLLAAGLCIVFLIILATAPSSFYVCMFCGLPLGLGIGILDSTGNVLMGSLLVHKNELMGIMHGLYGAAAMVTPPLVSYFVEWGHWSLFFLIPLFFSIIGMIVIFPAFKFETASKYDYLCSVENKESNNDVEEAGDNSLMESTKASPGFFELLRNPAIFLYSLYLFLYLGAEITTGSWFFSYLLETKSSNKVAMSYIAASFWTGLTVGRLCLGFVTERFFENEYKASKAYAFLTLSSYTLFVLVGLINSSSVFYFVVLFFVVFCCGTFIGPLFPNASIVALQVLPKRLHVSGVGVAVAVGGCGGAAIPYLAGVIAHTVGIQYIPLLCWIMVALFTLEWTLYPKFIKGHEEYF is encoded by the coding sequence ATGGATGCTTCCTCGGTTCCACCAAAGGTAGATGATTATGGAATGTATACAACTGAAATTTCACATCATAACCCAATAGAGTTGAAAAATCTGCTATCATCATCAGACTCCAGAAGAAATTCTCAAGATGAAGATAGTCTACCTAACAATACAAACttaatcaaagaaattgacTGGCAGGGCGAGAAAGTTAAAACATATCCACTAAACTATCAAACTGTACCACTAGTAAAGCTGCAGGTGATAGCATGCTTGATTATGTTCGTAGTCTTTGGTATGAACGATCAAACAGTAGGTGCACTACTTCCTACGCTAATTGAATACTATCATATATCGCGGGTAGATGTCTCAAACGTATTTATAGTCCAATTATGTGGTTATGTGATGGCGTCTTTATCAAAAGAGAGATTGAATAAGCACTTTGGTATGAGAGGTGGTATGCTTCTAGCAGCTGGTTTGTGTATAGTATTTCTTATCATTTTAGCAACTGCACCTTCTAGTTTCTATGTTTGTATGTTTTGTGGCCTTCCTCTTGGTTTAGGGATCGGCATCTTAGATTCTACCGGTAATGTTTTAATGGGCAGTCTTTTAGTCCATAAGAATGAACTCATGGGTATCATGCATGGTCTTTACGGGGCAGCAGCTATGGTTACTCCTCCCTTAGTTTCATATTTTGTTGAATGGGGTCATTGgtctctttttttccttattcCTCTGTTCTTTTCTATAATAGGCATGATTGTAATCTTCCCAGcttttaaatttgaaacTGCAAGTAAATACGACTACCTCTGCTCTGtggaaaacaaagaaagcaaCAATGATGTGGAAGAAGCGGGTGATAACTCGCTGATGGAATCTACCAAGGCGAGCCcaggattttttgaacttttaaGAAATCCTGCTATTTTCTTGTACTCATTGTATTTGTTCCTTTACTTAGGTGCTGAAATTACAACTGGTTCATGGTTCTTTAGTTATTTATTGGAAACTAAATCAAGTAATAAGGTTGCTATGTCATACATAGCGGCATCGTTTTGGACAGGTTTGACTGTAGGCAGGTTGTGTCTAGGATTTGTTACTGAAAGATTCTTCGAAAACGAGTATAAAGCAAGCAAAGCGTACGCTTTTTTAACTCTATCTTCATACACCTTATTTGTGCTTGTTGGGTTGATCAATTCAAGCTCAGTTTTCTATTTCGTcgtgttattttttgttgttttttgttGTGGTACGTTTATCGGACCATTATTCCCAAACGCAAGTATAGTTGCATTACAAGTATTGCCCAAAAGACTACATGTGAGCGGGGTTGGGGTTGCCGTCGCCGTTGGTGGTTGTGGTGGTGCAGCCATTCCATATTTGGCTGGAGTTATTGCACACACAGTGGGAATCCAGTATATCCCACTATTGTGTTGGATTATGGTTGCGTTATTTACATTGGAATGGACATTGTATCCTAAATTCATAAAAGGGcatgaagaatatttttag
- the HRT1 gene encoding SCF ubiquitin ligase complex subunit HRT1 (RING-H2 domain core subunit of multiple ubiquitin ligase complexes; subunit of Skp1-Cullin-F-box (SCF) that tethers the Cdc34p (E2) and Cdc53p (cullin) SCF subunits, and is required for degradation of Gic2p, Far1p, Sic1p and Cln2p; subunit of the Rtt101p-Mms1p-Mms22p ubiquitin ligase that stabilizes replication forks after DNA lesions; subunit of the Cul3p-Elc1p-Ela1p ubiquitin ligase involved in Rpb1p degradation as part of transcription-coupled repair) produces MSNEVDRMDVDEDESQNIAQSSNQSAPVETKKKRFEIKKWTAVAFWSWDIAVDNCAICRNHIMEPCIECQPKAMTDTDNECVAAWGVCNHAFHLHCINKWIKTRDACPLDNQPWQLARCGR; encoded by the coding sequence ATGAGCAACGAAGTTGACAGGATGGatgttgatgaagatgaatcGCAAAATATTGCGCAAAGCTCAAACCAAAGTGCGCCAGTGgaaaccaaaaagaagagatttgaaattaaGAAATGGACCGCAGTGGCGTTTTGGTCATGGGATATAGCTGTTGACAACTGTGCTATTTGCAGGAACCATATAATGGAACCATGCATTGAATGCCAGCCAAAGGCCATGACGGACACTGATAATGAATGTGTAGCAGCCTGGGGTGTCTGTAATCACGCTTTCCATTTGCACTGTATTAATAAATGGATCAAGACAAGAGACGCATGCCCATTAGATAACCAACCTTGGCAGTTAGCAAGATGCGGTaggtga
- the PFK27 gene encoding 6-phosphofructo-2-kinase (6-phosphofructo-2-kinase; catalyzes synthesis of fructose-2,6-bisphosphate; inhibited by phosphoenolpyruvate and sn-glycerol 3-phosphate, expression induced by glucose and sucrose, transcriptional regulation involves protein kinase A), with the protein MGGSSDSDSHDGYLTSEYNSSNSLFSLNTGNSYSSASLDRATLDCQDSVFFDNHKSSLLSTEVPRFISNDPLHLPITLNYKRDNADPTYTNGKVNKFMIVLIGLPATGKSTISSHLIQCLKNNPLTNSLRCKVFNAGKIRRQISCATISKPLLLSNTSSEDLFNPKNNDKKETYARITLQKLFHEINNDECDVGIFDATNSTIERRRFIFEEVCSFNTDELSSFNLVPIILQVSCFNRSFIKYNIHNKSFNEDYLDKPYELAIKDFAKRLKHYYSQFTPFSLDEFNQIHRYISQHEEIDTSLFFFNVINAGVVEPHSLNQSHYPSTCGKQIRDTIMVIENFINHYSQMFGFEYIEAVKLFFESFGNSSEETLTTLDSVVNDKFFDDLQSLIESNGFA; encoded by the coding sequence ATGGGTGGTTCTTCCGATTCAGACTCTCACGATGGATATTTGACTTCCGAATATAATTCCTCgaattctcttttttcacTTAACACCGGTAACAGCTATTCAAGCGCATCTCTCGACAGAGCCACTTTAGATTGTCAAGATTCTGTTTTTTTCGATAATCACAAAAGTTCACTGCTGTCTACAGAGGTCCCAAGGTTTATTTCTAACGACCCGTTACACTTACCCATTACACTGAATTACAAAAGAGACAATGCAGACCCTACGTATACAAATGGAAAAGTTAACAAGTTTATGATTGTTTTGATTGGGCTACCAGCTACTGGGAAGTCTACCATTTCTTCTCATTTAATTCAATGTTTGAAGAACAATCCGCTAACTAATTCATTACGCTGTAAAGTTTTTAATGCTGGTAAGATAAGAAGGCAAATCAGTTGTGCTACCATTTCAAAGCCTTTGCTTTTGTCGAATACATCTTCGGAAGACTTATTTAATCCGAAAAATAACgataaaaaggaaacgTATGCCAGGATCACTTTGCAAAAGTTGTTTCACGAAATCAACAACGATGAATGTGACGTGGGAATCTTCGACGCCACAAATTCGACCATcgaaagaagaagatttatATTTGAGGAGGTTTGTTCGTTCAATACAGATGAGCTTTCTAGTTTCAATTTGGTGCCCATAATCTTACAGGTGTCATGTTTTAACAGAAGCTTTATCAAATACAATATCCACAATAAATCGTTTAATGAAGACTACTTAGACAAACCTTATGAACTTGCCATCAAAGATTTTGCAAAGAGATTAAAACATTACTATTCGCAGTTTACACCTTTCTCCCTTGATGAGTTCAATCAAATCCATCGATATATCAGCCAACATGAAGAAATCGATACGAgcttatttttcttcaatgttATTAATGCGGGCGTCGTTGAGCCACATTCTTTAAATCAAAGTCATTACCCTTCAACCTGCGGCAAGCAAATTAGGGACACCATTATGgttattgaaaatttcatcaatcaCTATTCTCAGATGTTTGGTTTTGAATACATCGAAGCTGTTAAattgttttttgaaagttttgGAAATAGCTCAGAGGAAACTTTAACTACACTAGACTCTGTTGttaatgataaattttttgatgatttgcAGAGCCTAATTGAAAGCAACGGATTTGCTTGA
- a CDS encoding uncharacterized protein (hypothetical protein; YOL131W has a paralog, STB1, that arose from the whole genome duplication), with translation MNTNKIAQDEVQDKVLQRAELAHSVWNLRFNLSKVAKRIRMETKVFPEIKINDAQSQLERSRCRIFSPDLEEEHVPLIQGFKCLDSPPPVPPSSSQGEDEENTVDSQY, from the coding sequence ATGAATACTAATAAGATAGCACAAGACGAAGTCCAAGATAAGGTTTTGCAAAGAGCAGAACTAGCACATTCTGTATGGAACTTAAGGTTCAACCTCAGTAAAGTTGCCAAACGGATTCGCATGGAAACAAAGGTATTTCCAGAGATAAAGATAAATGACGCGCAATCACAGTTAGAGCGATCTAGGTGTAGAATATTTAGCCCTGACCTGGAGGAAGAACATGTGCCCTTGATTCAAGGCTTTAAATGTTTGGATTCACCCCCTCCCGTTCCACCAAGCTCATCGCAGGGGGAGGATGAAGAGAACACGGTAGATTCGCAATACTAG
- the MED7 gene encoding mediator complex subunit MED7 (Subunit of the RNA polymerase II mediator complex; associates with core polymerase subunits to form the RNA polymerase II holoenzyme; essential for transcriptional regulation), giving the protein MSNDPGNEVSSLYPPPPPYVKFFTQSNLEKLPKYKEKKAASAKQTAPNNSNGGSEEEITCALDYLIPPPMPKNQQYRAFGSIWQVKDQLPDLESMGLTQLYKKSTENESTNYQYKIQELRKLLKSLLLNYLELIGVLSINPDMYERKVENIRTILVNIHHLLNEYRPHQSRESLIMLLEEQLEYKRGEIREIEQVCKQVHDKLTSIQDTLRTGSQSPPSSSQ; this is encoded by the coding sequence ATGTCCAATGATCCTGGTAATGAGGTTAGCTCCTTGTACCCACCTCCACCCCCATACGTGAAGTTTTTCACACAGTCCAATCTGGAAAAATTACCaaaatacaaagaaaagaaggcCGCAAGTGCGAAGCAGACGGCTCCAAATAACAGTAACGGCGGCAGTGAAGAGGAGATTACATGTGCGCTAGATTACCTAATCCCACCCCCCATGCCCAAAAATCAGCAGTACCGAGCGTTTGGGAGTATATGGCAGGTGAAGGACCAACTGCCCGATTTAGAGAGCATGGGACTCACCCAACTTTATAAGAAATCCACAGAAAACGAAAGCACAAATTATCAATACAAAATCCAAGAGCTACGCAAACTATTGAAATCCCTCCTGCTAAATTACTTGGAACTCATCGGCGTATTGAGCATAAATCCGGATATGTATGAGCGCAAAGTGGAGAACATAAGGACCATTCTTGTCAATATTCACCACCTACTTAATGAGTACAGACCCCATCAGTCCCGAGAGTCCCTTATTATGCTATTGGAAGAACAATTAGAATACAAGCGCGGGGAAATTCGCGAGATCGAGCAAGTATGCAAACAGGTACACGACAAACTCACCAGCATACAGGACACCTTAAGAACCGGATCACAATCTCCTCCATCGTCGTCCCAATGA